The Pseudomonas sp. TH06 genome contains the following window.
ACGATCAGGTGCTGGTCAAACCCGGCGAGCGCTTCCCGGTCGACGGTGAAGTGCTGGAGGGCCAGAGTCACGCCGACGAAGCCCTGATCAGCGGCGAGAGTCTGCCCGTGCCGAAACAACCGGGGGACAAAGTGACCGGTGGCGCCATCAACGGTGAGGGTCGCCTGCTGGTGTGCACCACCGCACTCGGCGCGGAAAGCGTACTGGCGCGGATCATTCGTCTGGTCGAAGACGCTCAAGCGGCGAAAGCACCAATCCAGAAGCTGGTGGATAAAGTCAGTCAGGTGTTCGTGCCGACCGTGCTGGTCCTGGCCCTGGCAACGCTGATCGGTTGGTGGCTGTACGGCGCGCCGCTGGAAACCGCGTTGATCAACGCTGTCGCGGTTCTGGTGATCGCTTGCCCTTGCGCCCTCGGTCTCGCCACGCCGACGGCGATCATGGCCGGCACTGGCGTCGCGGCACGTCACGGCATTCTGATCAAGGACGCCGAAGCACTGGAACGCGCCCATGAAGTCAGCAGCGTGGTGTTCGACAAGACCGGCACCCTCACCTCCGGCACCCCGCGCATCGCGCATTTCAGTGCCGTCGATGGTGATGAAAACACCTTGCTGCAACTGGCCGGTGCTCTGCAACGCGGCAGTGAGCACCCGCTGGCCAAAGCGGTACTGGACGCGGCCGCCGAACGCAACCTGCAGGTGCCGGATGTCAGCGACAGCCAATCGCTGACCGGTCGCGGCATCGCCGGCACGCTTGACGGTCGGCGTCTGGCCCTGGGCAACCGGCGGATGCTGGAAGAAAGTGGTTTGCACGCCGGTAATCTGAGCGAATCTGCCAAGGCATGGGAAGCCGAAGGCCGAACCCTGTCGTGGCTGATCGAACAAAGCCCCGAGCTGCGTGTACTGGGTTTGTTCGCCTTCGGTGACACCTTGAAGCCGGGAGCACTGGAAGCGGTGCAACAACTCGCCGCACGGGATATCCACAGCCATTTACTGACCGGTGACAATCGCGGCAGTGCGCGCGTGGTGGCTGAAGCCCTTGGCATTAAAAACGTCCATGCCGAAGTTCTGCCGGCCGACAAAGCTGCCACCGTCGCCGAATTGAAGAAAACCGGCGTCGTCGCCATGGTCGGCGACGGCATCAACGATGCCCCGGCACTGGCTGCCGCCGACATTGGCATCGCCATGGGCGGCGGCACCGACGTCGCCATGCACGCGGCGGGCATCACGCTGATGCGCGGTGATCCGCGGCTGGTGCCGGCGGCGCTGGAGATCAGCCGCAAGACCTACGCGAAGATTCGCCAGAACCTGTTCTGGGCCTTCGTCTACAACCTGATCGGCATTCCATTGGCAGCGTTCGGCTTCCTCAACCCGGTGCTGGCCGGTGCGGCGATGGCACTGTCGAGCGTCAGCGTGGTGAGCAATGCGCTACTGTTGAAAACCTGGAAACCCAAGGATCTGGAGGAGCACCGATGAACATCGGCCAAGCGGCCCGGCACAGTGGCCTGAGCGCGAAAATGATCCGCTATTACGAGTCGATCGGTTTGCTCAAAGCGGCCCATCGCACCGACAGCGGTTATCGGGTCTACGGCGATGATGACTTGCACACCCTGGCCTTCATCAAGCGTTCGCGCGATCTCGGTTTTTCTCTCGAAGAAGTCGGCAAACTGCTGACGCTCTGGCAGGATCGCCAGCGCGCAAGCGCCGATGTAAAGGCGCTGGCGCGGCAGCATATCGACGAGTTGAACCAGAAGATCCGCGAACTCGGCGAGCTACGCGACACCTTGCAGGATCTGGTCGAGCATTGTCAGGGCGACCATCGCCCTGATTGCCCGATCCTCAAGGAGCTGGCGTCGGGCTGCTGCGCACAACCCGCCCGCGTCTGAGCGCCAGCACCTTCACCGCCAGCAACGTGCCAAGGGGAATGCCGTGGAACAACATGACCACGGCACCCGGCGTCCACCATTGGTAGAACGGCGCGGCAATCAACATGCCGACGCCGAACCCGGTCATTTGCAGCAACGTCAGGAAACTGAAGATCGGCAGGCGCAGGTGTTCCGGTTCGCGTTGCAGCCGCGACATCAGACCGACTTCCGAGAAGCCGTCACCCAGCCCCGCCGGCAATGAGAACAGCAGTAATCCGTAGAGACTGTGCTGTTGAAACATCAGAATGAAACCGCAGGACATCAGCGCCACGCCGAAGAAAAATCGCCGTTCGAGATTGCTGTTGTCCGAGCCTTTCATGCGACTGGCGATCCGTGCGCCGAGCAGTTTGCCGCTGGCCCACACCGCCAGCATCAGGCCCAGTGTGGTGCTCGCCGACTCTGGCGAGAGCAGCTTCGAGATGATCGGAAAACCGACGTTGTGCGCGGCGCTGCCCAAGGTGTCGGCCATCGTCACGGCAAGCATCGCGGCAATCACCGGGGCACTGCGCAGGCCTTGCTTGAGGGCTGACCATTCGCCGCGCTCGGGCTCGGAACTGAGGGTCGGGGCCTCGAAACGCAGCGGCACAATCAACAGTGCGGCCAGCAAGTAGGTCAGTGCGTTCAGGGCAAACACCGTTTCGAAACCAAACCCCGCTACCAGCAATCCCGAGACCAGACTGCCGCCGACCATCGCCGCTGAAGAAGCCGAGGTGATCCAGGCGTTGGTCTTGAGCAAGTGTGCGGGCTCGATCAAACGCGGCAACTGACTGTTGAGACCGATGGCGAACATCGAATTGCCGAAGCCCAGTCCGAAGGCAATCAGCGGCAACAGCAGCGCTTGCTGGCTGACCGGCACGATCAACAACAGACCAAGCACTGCGGCGCGCAACAAATCGAAGGCAATCAGCGGCGAACGTCCGCTCCAGCGCCGATAAAAACGCGTGCCGATCAGGCTGGCGAAAATCCCGCCGCCGACGCGACTGGCGAGGAAGATCCCGACGCTCATGGCGCTGTTGCTAAGCAGATAGACGTACGTGGCCAGCGCGACCATGTTGAGGAAGGCGCCGAAATCGGAGATCAGCCGGGCGGTGACGATCAGGCGGGCGTTGCGGGGGGTAGTCACATTCAGTCCTTGAGTGTGCGGAGGCAGACAAGATTCCCACACACATTTCAAGAACACCACAGATCCCTGTAGGAGTGAGCCTGCTCGCGATAGCGTCGGCACCATCAACCTCTCTGTCGACTGAACCACCGCTATCGCGAGCAGGCTCACTCCTACGGGAGATTTTTGTTGTCCTTTTTAATGCGCGGGCACAAAAAAACCCGGCCGAAGCCGGGTTTCTCTTTAAACGATCACTGCATCCACGGCGGAGGCGGTGGCTCGTCCGACTTGCCCTTGGGCTCGTCATCTGCTGCACGAATCGCCTGCTTGCGCTCTTCGTCCAGCCGCGCCGCTTCGATTTCGCGCAGTACCCCGCCGACATCGGCCAGATCCTCCGGATCATCGAACTCGCCGGTCAGCACACTGGCCGGGTGCAAGGTGCCGGCTTCATACAACGCCCACATTTCCTTGGCGTATTTGGTCTGCTTCAGCTCTGGCGCAAAACGACCGAAGTACGAAGCCATGTTGCCAACGTCACGCTCAAGCATGCTGAACGCGTGGTTGTTGCCCGCCGCATCCACCGCTTGCGGCAGGTCGATGATGACCGGGCCGGTCGGTGTCAGCAGCACGTTGAACTCGGAGAGGTCACCGTGCACCAGACCGGTACACAACATCAGCACGATCTGCGAGATCAGGAACGCGTGATACTCGCGTGCCTGATCCGGCTCCAGCACCACGTCGTTCAGACGCGGCGCGGCATCGCCGAATTCGTCGGCCACCAGCTCCATCAACAATACGCCGTCGAGGAAGTCGTACGGTTTTGGCACGCGCACACCGGCACCGGCCAGACGGAACAGCGCCGCCACCTCGGCGTTCTGCCAGGCATCCTCAGTCTCTTTACGACCGAACTTGGAGCCTTTGGCCATCGCTCGAGCCTGTCGGCTGTTGCGAACCTTGCGGCCTTCCTGATACTCGGCCGCCTGGCGGAAACTACGTTTGTTCGCCTCCTTGTAGACCTTTGCGCAACGTAACTGATTGCCGCAGCGCACCACATAAACAGCTGCTTCTTTACCACTCATCAGTGGGCGCAGCACTTCGTCGACCAGACCGTCCTCGATCAGGGGTTCAATGCGTTTTGGAGTCTTCATCAGCTTTTATTGTGGGTCCTTTATTACCAAACACGCGAATGTCACTCGTTATACGGCAATCCTCGCGTCACGGGGAGGGGTTGCCGACCTGTGAACCTTGAGAATGCACACACTGTGCCGAAAATCTGACCGCAGCGAATCATAGCCGAGGCGGTGGTAAATGTTGCTGATCGGTGTTGAGGGCATTTGCGACAGAATCTGACATCCGCCTGTAAGCGTCCTTGAACATGCCCAAATAAACCTGTGGGAGCTGGCTTGCCAGCGATGGCGATATCCCGGTCAATAAAAATATTGAATCTGATGGCCTCATCGCGGGCAAGCCCGCTCCCACAGGATCCGGTTTATCTTTCGATGATTGCGGTGACGCCTTGCCCACCCGCGGCGCAAATCGAAATCAGCCCGCGCCCCTTGCCCGCCGCATCCAGCAACTTCGCCATGTTCGCGACAATCCGCCCACCCGTGGCGGCAAACGGATGCCCCGCCGCCAGCGAACTGCCTTTGACATTGAGACGGCTGCGGTCGATCGACCCGAGCGGCGCATCCAGGCCCAAACGGGTTTTGCAGTATTCGGGATCTTCCCAGGCCTTGAGTGTGCACAAAACCTGCGCAGCGAACGCTTCATGAATTTCGTAATAATCAAAATCCTGCAAGGTCAGCCCGTTGCGCGCCAATAATCGTGGCACCGCGTACACCGGCGCCATCAGCAGGCCCTCGGCCCCGTTGACGAAATCCACCGCCGCCGCTTCACCATCGCGCAGGTAAGCGAGAATCGGCAGGCCACGCTCTTTCGCCCATTCCTCACTGCCGAGCAGCACCACCGAAGCGCCGTCGGTCAATGGCGTGGAGTTGCCCGCCGTCAGCGTGCCTTTTGCGCTTTTTTCGAAGGCCGGTTTCAGCGACGCGAGTTTTTCCAGGGTCAGGTCCGGGCGCAAATTGTTGTCGCGCGTCAGGCCGAAAAACGGGGTCATCAAATCGTTGTGCCAGCCTTCGCTGTAGGACGCGGCCAGTTTGTGATGGCTTTCCAGGGCCAGTTGATCCTGATCCTCGCGGGGAATCTGCCAGGTCTGCGCCATCAGCTCACAGTGCTGGCCCATCGACAGGCCGGTGCGCGGCTCGCCATTGCGCGGGAATTCCGGGATCAGGTGCCTGGGGCGCAATTGCAGGAAGGTCTTGAGTTTGTCGCCGGTGGTCTTGGCGCGGTTGGCTTGCAGGAGGATCTTGCGCAGGCCTTCGCTTACGCTGATCGGCGCGTCCGAGGTGGTATCGACGCCGCCAGCGATGCCACTGTCGATCTGGCCAAGGGCGATTTTGTTCGCCACCAGCAGCGCCGCTTCCAGGCCGGTGCCACAGGCTTGCTGGATGTCATAGGCCGGGGTCGAGGGTGACAGGCGCGAGCCGAGCACGCATTCGCGGGTCAGGTTCATATCTCGTGACAATTTAAGCACCGCGCCTGCCACGACCTCGCCGATGCGCTGGCCGTGCAGGTTGTAGCGTTCGATCAGGCCTTCGAGGGCGGCGGTGAGCATCGCCTGATTGCTGGCGGTGGCGTACGGTCCGTTGGAACGGGCGAAAGGGATACGGTTACCGCCGATGATCGCGACGCGGCGCAGCTGACTCATGAAAAGCTCCTTGTTAGGTATCCAGATTTACAGACCCTGTGGGAGCTGGCTTGCCAGCTCCCACAGGGTCAGTGGTCTACTCTGCTGTTCTAGCGTAGGCCTTATTGCGTGGATCGAACGATTGATTGCCGTTGGTAGTCCACACTTTGAACCCCAACTTTTGGAGAGCGTTCCATGTCTGACCGCTATATCGACTTCGCCAACTCGTCCATCGGCCATCGTCTGGTCGGTGCTCTTGGCCTGCCGGCGCCGGTGCGACTGGAGCGCTGGCAGGCCGGACGCCTGCGGCCGGTGGAGGGTGCGCTGCTGATCGGTGGCGGGCCGCTGGCCGAACGCGTGAATGCCTTCGCCAACCGTTTGACCGAGGGGATTTACCGCTACGGCGAGCAACCGGCGAGCGCCACCGAATGGATTCCGGGCCTTGGCCCGAAACTCAAGGCTGTGGTGTTCGACGCCAGCCATCTGCAACAGACCGATCAGCTCAAACAGCTGCGCGAATTCTTCCAGCCATTGATGAAAAACCTCGAATCCAGCGCGCATCTGGTGATCCTCGGCCGCGCGCCGGAAACCCTCAGCGATCCGTTCGCCGCCAGTGCACAACGGGCGCTGGAAGGTTTCTCCCGTTCGCTGGCCAAGGAATTGCGCAGCGGCGGCACGCTGCAATTGATCTACGTCGGTGAAGGCGCCGAAGATCAACTCGAAGGCCCGCTGCGGTTTTTCCTCTCGCCGAAAAGTGCTTTCGTTTCCGGGCAAGTGATTCGCCTGACCGCGTGCGCAACGCCGGTCACCGACTGGACGCGACCACTGGCCGGGCGCAAGGCGCTGGTCACTGGCGCGGCGCGCGGCATTGGCGCATCGATTGCCGAGACCCTGGCGCGCGATGGCGCCGAGGTCATCCTGCTCGACGTGCCGCCGGCCAAGATTGATCTTGAGGCCCTCGCCGCACGCCTCGGCGGCCGCAGCATCACCCTCGATATCTGCGCCGAAGACGCTGCCACGCAACTGATCGAACAGTTGCCTGACGGCCTCGACATCCTCGTGCATAACGCCGGGATCACTCGCGACAAGACACTGGCGAACATGACCCCGGAGTTCTGGGACGCGGTGCTGGCGGTCAACCTCAATGCGCCGCAGGTGCTAACCAAAGCCCTGCTCGACAGCGGCACGCTGAAAGATAATGCGCGGGTGATCCTGCTCGCCTCGATCAGCGGCATCGCCGGCAATCGCGGGCAGACCAACTATGCCGCGAGCAAGGCTGGCTTGATCGGTCTGGCCCAGGCCTGGGCACCGACGCTGCTGGAACGCGGCATCAGCATCAACGCCGTGGCGCCGGGATTCATCGAAACGCAGATGACCGCGCACATTCCCTTCGGCCTGCGTGAAGCCGGACGGCGCATGAGTTCCCTCGGCCAGGGCGGCTTGCCGCAAGACGTCGCCGAGGCCGTCGCATGGCTGGCGCAACCGGGCACCGGCGCATTCAGCGGGCAGGCGCTGCGAGTCTGTGGACAAAGTGTTCTGGGGGCCTAGGCATGAGCATCGAATGGCACGCACTGGATCGCGAACCGGGTCTGCCCGGTTTGTATGCGCGGGCGGCAACACGACGCAAGATTACCGGCACGCAACTGCCTGACAGCG
Protein-coding sequences here:
- the cueA gene encoding copper resistance metal-translocating P1-type ATPase CueA yields the protein MSESITFDLPIAGMTCASCAGRVERALSKVSGASAVSVNLATEQARVQAPGDSLPALMDAVERAGYSVPQQTLELKIDGMTCASCVGRVERALNKVAGVKSVSVNLANERAHLELLGQIDSQTLLDAVSKAGYSASVWQAENPQTDNQQQRLQRERWALICAIALALPLVLPMLLQPFGIHWMLPAWAQFVLATPVQFIFGARFYVAAWKAVRAGAGNMDLLVALGTSAGYGLSLYEWATAAGRMPHLYFEASAVVIALVLLGKYLESRAKRQTASAIRALEALRPERAIQVIDGREQDVAISALRLNDQVLVKPGERFPVDGEVLEGQSHADEALISGESLPVPKQPGDKVTGGAINGEGRLLVCTTALGAESVLARIIRLVEDAQAAKAPIQKLVDKVSQVFVPTVLVLALATLIGWWLYGAPLETALINAVAVLVIACPCALGLATPTAIMAGTGVAARHGILIKDAEALERAHEVSSVVFDKTGTLTSGTPRIAHFSAVDGDENTLLQLAGALQRGSEHPLAKAVLDAAAERNLQVPDVSDSQSLTGRGIAGTLDGRRLALGNRRMLEESGLHAGNLSESAKAWEAEGRTLSWLIEQSPELRVLGLFAFGDTLKPGALEAVQQLAARDIHSHLLTGDNRGSARVVAEALGIKNVHAEVLPADKAATVAELKKTGVVAMVGDGINDAPALAAADIGIAMGGGTDVAMHAAGITLMRGDPRLVPAALEISRKTYAKIRQNLFWAFVYNLIGIPLAAFGFLNPVLAGAAMALSSVSVVSNALLLKTWKPKDLEEHR
- the cueR gene encoding Cu(I)-responsive transcriptional regulator, with the protein product MNIGQAARHSGLSAKMIRYYESIGLLKAAHRTDSGYRVYGDDDLHTLAFIKRSRDLGFSLEEVGKLLTLWQDRQRASADVKALARQHIDELNQKIRELGELRDTLQDLVEHCQGDHRPDCPILKELASGCCAQPARV
- a CDS encoding MFS transporter; amino-acid sequence: MTTPRNARLIVTARLISDFGAFLNMVALATYVYLLSNSAMSVGIFLASRVGGGIFASLIGTRFYRRWSGRSPLIAFDLLRAAVLGLLLIVPVSQQALLLPLIAFGLGFGNSMFAIGLNSQLPRLIEPAHLLKTNAWITSASSAAMVGGSLVSGLLVAGFGFETVFALNALTYLLAALLIVPLRFEAPTLSSEPERGEWSALKQGLRSAPVIAAMLAVTMADTLGSAAHNVGFPIISKLLSPESASTTLGLMLAVWASGKLLGARIASRMKGSDNSNLERRFFFGVALMSCGFILMFQQHSLYGLLLFSLPAGLGDGFSEVGLMSRLQREPEHLRLPIFSFLTLLQMTGFGVGMLIAAPFYQWWTPGAVVMLFHGIPLGTLLAVKVLALRRGRVVRSSPTPAP
- a CDS encoding PA4780 family RIO1-like protein kinase; the protein is MKTPKRIEPLIEDGLVDEVLRPLMSGKEAAVYVVRCGNQLRCAKVYKEANKRSFRQAAEYQEGRKVRNSRQARAMAKGSKFGRKETEDAWQNAEVAALFRLAGAGVRVPKPYDFLDGVLLMELVADEFGDAAPRLNDVVLEPDQAREYHAFLISQIVLMLCTGLVHGDLSEFNVLLTPTGPVIIDLPQAVDAAGNNHAFSMLERDVGNMASYFGRFAPELKQTKYAKEMWALYEAGTLHPASVLTGEFDDPEDLADVGGVLREIEAARLDEERKQAIRAADDEPKGKSDEPPPPPWMQ
- a CDS encoding acetyl-CoA C-acetyltransferase; this translates as MSQLRRVAIIGGNRIPFARSNGPYATASNQAMLTAALEGLIERYNLHGQRIGEVVAGAVLKLSRDMNLTRECVLGSRLSPSTPAYDIQQACGTGLEAALLVANKIALGQIDSGIAGGVDTTSDAPISVSEGLRKILLQANRAKTTGDKLKTFLQLRPRHLIPEFPRNGEPRTGLSMGQHCELMAQTWQIPREDQDQLALESHHKLAASYSEGWHNDLMTPFFGLTRDNNLRPDLTLEKLASLKPAFEKSAKGTLTAGNSTPLTDGASVVLLGSEEWAKERGLPILAYLRDGEAAAVDFVNGAEGLLMAPVYAVPRLLARNGLTLQDFDYYEIHEAFAAQVLCTLKAWEDPEYCKTRLGLDAPLGSIDRSRLNVKGSSLAAGHPFAATGGRIVANMAKLLDAAGKGRGLISICAAGGQGVTAIIER
- a CDS encoding 3-oxoacyl-ACP reductase; this encodes MSDRYIDFANSSIGHRLVGALGLPAPVRLERWQAGRLRPVEGALLIGGGPLAERVNAFANRLTEGIYRYGEQPASATEWIPGLGPKLKAVVFDASHLQQTDQLKQLREFFQPLMKNLESSAHLVILGRAPETLSDPFAASAQRALEGFSRSLAKELRSGGTLQLIYVGEGAEDQLEGPLRFFLSPKSAFVSGQVIRLTACATPVTDWTRPLAGRKALVTGAARGIGASIAETLARDGAEVILLDVPPAKIDLEALAARLGGRSITLDICAEDAATQLIEQLPDGLDILVHNAGITRDKTLANMTPEFWDAVLAVNLNAPQVLTKALLDSGTLKDNARVILLASISGIAGNRGQTNYAASKAGLIGLAQAWAPTLLERGISINAVAPGFIETQMTAHIPFGLREAGRRMSSLGQGGLPQDVAEAVAWLAQPGTGAFSGQALRVCGQSVLGA